The genomic stretch CCGGGCTGCCAAGGACAAGTACGTGGTGGATGACCCGGAAACCACCAGGGACGTCTGGTGGGGAAAGGTCAATGTAAAATATCCCGAGAAGAAATTCCATGCACTTCACAGACGCATGGCGGCTTACCTTCGGGGGAAGACCGTTTTTGTCCAGGACTGTTACGCAGGGGCCGAGGAGCAGTTCCGGCACTCGGTTCGCGTAGTCAATGAGTATGCCTGGCACAACCTCTTTGTCCGAAACATGTTCATCCAGATGCCCCGCGATCGGGAGATCATCCGGCAGTTTGTTCCCGATTTCACGGTGCTTCACTGCCCCAATTTCAATGCGGATCCGGACGATGACGGGACCCGGAGCGGGACTTTCGTGGCGCTTCACTTAAGTAAGAAGCTGATCCTCATCGGCGGAACGGCCTATGGGGGGGAGATCAAGAAGTCCATCTTTACGGCCCTCAACTTTCTCCTTCCGGGCCGGAAGGTCCTTTCCATGCACTGCTCGGCCAATGTGAGCAAGGCGGACCCCGATGATGTGGCCATCTTCTTCGGCTTGTCAGGCACCGGAAAGACCACCCTTTCCGCGGACCCCAACCGGCTGTTGATCGGGGATGACGAACACGGGTGGTCCGACGCGGGGGTCTTTAATTTCGAGGGGGGGTGTTACGCCAAGGTGATCCATCTCTCCAAGGAGGCGGAACCGGAAATCTATGCGTGCACCCGGCAGTTCGGCACCATCCTGGAGAATGTGGCCATGAATCCCGCTATCCGGCGTATCGACCTGGACGACAGCCGCCTCACGGAAAACACCCGGGCCTCCTATCCTCTCTCCCACCTCCCCAACATCGTCCCTTCCCGGATGGCAGGGCATCCCAAAAACATCATCATGCTGACGGCCGACGCCTTCGGGATCCTTCCTCCCATCGCCAGGTTGACGCCCGAGCAGGCCATGTATCATTTCATCAGCGGTTACACGGCCAAGGTGGCCGGGACGGAGAAGGGGGTTACCGAGCCCATAGCCACCTTCAGCGCCTGCTTCGGGGCCCCTTTCATGGTGCGGCACCCCTCTGTCTATGCCCAGCTCCTGGCTGACAAAATCGCCGGGCACGGGACCGCCTGCTGGCTGGTGAACACGGGCTGGACCGGCGGGCCTTACGGAACCGGGTCGCGCATGAAGATCCAACACACCCGGGCCCTTCTCGATGCGGCCCTTAACGGCGCCCTGGAAGGGGTGGAGATGCGAATCGACCCGCTGTTCTCTTTCAAGGTCCCGGTAAAGGCCCCTGACGTTCCGTCGGAAATCCTGAATCCGAGAGACACCTGGTTCGACCCTGCGGCCTACGATGCCCAGGCGAAAAGACTGGCAGGGCTGTTTCAGGAAAACTTTGTTCAATTCCAGGATCAGACGCCCAAAGCGGTGTTGGAGGCCGGTCCCAGGGTGGGTTAACGTCAAGGGATAGGGTTCTGAATTCCAGCAGAAATCGGCATGCCGATCCATGGGGGTCGGGTGCGTTTTTTGAGGATGGTATGGCAAAAAGAAAGACGGTCCGGGTGGTGCTCCTCCTCTTGCTGGCAGGGGCCGCGGCCGTAGCGTGGGTTTCGTTTGGGGAACGGGAAAAGGCCCCGCAGCGGGTGCTGACCCTTTACGGAAATGTGGACATCCGTCAGGTTAACCTGGCCTTTTACGATACCGGCCGCATCCTTCGTCTCCTGGTGGAGGAGGGGGATCGGGTCGAGGCGGGGCAACTGGTGGCCGAGATGGACCCGGTCCGCTATTCAATCGATGTGAGGCAATTGGAGGGGAAGCTGGAGGCCCAGTTTCAGGAGGTGACCCGCCTCCACAACGGCACCCGGCCTCAGGAGATCGAACAGGCCAAGGCTGCGGTTCAGGCCAACGAGGCCACCTTCAAGGACGCGGAGCTCACCTACCATCGGATCAAGGGGCTGGTGGCCACGGATTATGCGCCCCAGCAGGAGCTGGACGATGCCACGGCCAAGATGGATACGGCCCGGGCCCGCCTGAAAGAGGCGAAGGAGGCCCTTGAACTGGCGGTGATCGGGCCCCGGGAGGAGGACATCAAGGCGGCCGAGGCCCAGCTTCGGGCCACCCAGGCCGGCCTGGATATGGCCCGGCAGCAGCTTCTGGATACCCGGCTCTACGCCCCGGCCCCCGGGATTATTCGGGACCGCATCCTGGAACCCGGGGACATGGCCTTTCCCCAGAGTCCTGTTTTTACCCTGGCCCTTACCAGGCCCATGTGGGTCAGGGCATATGTGCCTGAGCCCAGCCTGGGCAAGATCGTCCCCGGAATGCAGGCCCACATCAGCACAGACAGCTATCCCGGGAAGACATACAAGGGGTGGATCGGATTCATATCCCCCACTGCGGAATTCACGCCCAAGAATGTGGAGACCCCGGACCTCCGCACCCGCCTGGTCTATGAGGTGAGGGCTTATATCTGCGATCCTCAGGACGAACTCCGGCTCGGCATGCCGGCCACGGTCTCCATCCCCCTGGATCAGCCTCCCTCCCGGGCGGGCGGTTCCGATGGGGGATCGTGTCAGGACGGATGATATGGCCAAGGAGACGGACGCTGCTTCGGATCCGGATGCCCTGGCTCTGGATGCCGTGACCAAACGCTTCCGATCCGGCAGGCATAAGGTGACCGCGGTCAAGGAGGTCTCGGCCAGGGTGAAAGCCGGGGTGGTTACCGGCCTCATCGGCCCGGACGGGGCCGGCAAGACCACCCTCATGCGCCTCATTGCTGGTCTCCTCCTCCCGGACAGCGGCACCATTCACGTGCTGGGCATGGACGTGAAGCAGGAGGCCCTTCGGGTGCAGGCGGCCATCGGATACATGCCCCAGCATTTCGGCCTGTACGAAGACCTGAGTGTTCAAGAAAACCTGGACCTGTATGCCGACCTTCAGGGGGCCCCTAGGACCGAGCGACCGGCCCGGTATGAGACCCTCATGAAGATGACCGGACTCGGCCGGTTTACCAAAAGACTGGCCGGAAGGCTCTCCGGCGGCATGAAACAGAAGCTGGGCCTGGCCTGCACCCTGGTCAAGCCCCCGGCCCTTCTCCTCCTGGACGAACCCACCGTGGGCGTGGACCCGGTCTCCAGACGCGAGCTGTGGGAGATCGTCTATCACCTGGTGGAGGAAGAGGGAATGAGCGTCCTTTTGAGCACCGCCTATCTGGACGAGGCCGAGCGATGCCAGGAGGTCCTTCTCCTTCATGAAGGGACCGCCCTGGGCCAGGACGCGCCGTCGGTCTTCAGCAGCCGGCTTCAGAATCAGACCTTTTTCCTTACGTCCCGGTCCCTCCGCAGGCGAAAGATTCAGAAGGCGTTCCATGGAAAGCCAGGGGTCTTGGACGCCGTGATCTCAGGGGACGGGGTGCGCCTGGTCATGGGCACTCCCCTGCAACCTGAGGCCGTGGCCGCGCTTATGGAGGCCTCTCGTGAGGTCGGCGGTCAGGACTTATCTGCCCGCGCTTCAACCTCCAAGCCCCGAGGCCCGAGCCCCGAGCCCGCGGTAACGGTCACCCCGACGCCGCCCCGGTTCGAA from Deltaproteobacteria bacterium encodes the following:
- a CDS encoding efflux RND transporter periplasmic adaptor subunit → MAKRKTVRVVLLLLLAGAAAVAWVSFGEREKAPQRVLTLYGNVDIRQVNLAFYDTGRILRLLVEEGDRVEAGQLVAEMDPVRYSIDVRQLEGKLEAQFQEVTRLHNGTRPQEIEQAKAAVQANEATFKDAELTYHRIKGLVATDYAPQQELDDATAKMDTARARLKEAKEALELAVIGPREEDIKAAEAQLRATQAGLDMARQQLLDTRLYAPAPGIIRDRILEPGDMAFPQSPVFTLALTRPMWVRAYVPEPSLGKIVPGMQAHISTDSYPGKTYKGWIGFISPTAEFTPKNVETPDLRTRLVYEVRAYICDPQDELRLGMPATVSIPLDQPPSRAGGSDGGSCQDG
- a CDS encoding ATP-binding cassette domain-containing protein; the encoded protein is MAKETDAASDPDALALDAVTKRFRSGRHKVTAVKEVSARVKAGVVTGLIGPDGAGKTTLMRLIAGLLLPDSGTIHVLGMDVKQEALRVQAAIGYMPQHFGLYEDLSVQENLDLYADLQGAPRTERPARYETLMKMTGLGRFTKRLAGRLSGGMKQKLGLACTLVKPPALLLLDEPTVGVDPVSRRELWEIVYHLVEEEGMSVLLSTAYLDEAERCQEVLLLHEGTALGQDAPSVFSSRLQNQTFFLTSRSLRRRKIQKAFHGKPGVLDAVISGDGVRLVMGTPLQPEAVAALMEASREVGGQDLSARASTSKPRGPSPEPAVTVTPTPPRFEDAFIALLTAHVDEKGGSQPADDPKMAAGIPTGPDRDGDVIVVEEVERRFGEFVAVNKINFRVRHGEIFGLLGANGAGKSTTFRMLCGLLPPSGGRLTVAGVDLRTAPAHARARIGYMAQKFSLYSGLNVTQNLRFFSSAYGLWGKRQKDRIDWAMASFGLGPVADRASGDLALGFKKRLALAAALMHEPDILFLDEPTSGVDPIARREFWQRIGQLAEANVTVLVTTHFMDEAEYCDRLVIMAQGEILGEGTPSQIKERYRSPDLPDPSLEDAFIAMIASGEEAVRDAA
- a CDS encoding phosphoenolpyruvate carboxykinase — encoded protein: MEMHDLIPDYGLENAGLNDLGQVHWNLSTPMLYEWAVRRYEGTIAHLGPLVVSMGQHTGRAAKDKYVVDDPETTRDVWWGKVNVKYPEKKFHALHRRMAAYLRGKTVFVQDCYAGAEEQFRHSVRVVNEYAWHNLFVRNMFIQMPRDREIIRQFVPDFTVLHCPNFNADPDDDGTRSGTFVALHLSKKLILIGGTAYGGEIKKSIFTALNFLLPGRKVLSMHCSANVSKADPDDVAIFFGLSGTGKTTLSADPNRLLIGDDEHGWSDAGVFNFEGGCYAKVIHLSKEAEPEIYACTRQFGTILENVAMNPAIRRIDLDDSRLTENTRASYPLSHLPNIVPSRMAGHPKNIIMLTADAFGILPPIARLTPEQAMYHFISGYTAKVAGTEKGVTEPIATFSACFGAPFMVRHPSVYAQLLADKIAGHGTACWLVNTGWTGGPYGTGSRMKIQHTRALLDAALNGALEGVEMRIDPLFSFKVPVKAPDVPSEILNPRDTWFDPAAYDAQAKRLAGLFQENFVQFQDQTPKAVLEAGPRVG